From the Luteolibacter rhizosphaerae genome, one window contains:
- a CDS encoding MoxR family ATPase: MSSVHTPISETAEYLQAIRQRVGTIVVGQDVVVERMLIALLTSGHLLLEGMPGLAKTLLVNTLARAMHLNFRRIQFTIDLLPSDIIGSEILDERTGSFRTHKGPAFTNLLLADEINRAAPKVQGALLEAMQERKVTIGAESMPLPTPFLVIATQNPIEQSGTFELPEAQLDRFMLCHRLGYPTALEEEEILRRNLKLGVKREGAGAVARTEFDMIKEEAIGSEADLIAAMEAANHVHVSDVFLKHVVDVVERTRKHPELELGCSPRAGISLLKGSRARALLHGRDYVVPEDLFALAEDVMLHRIRLTYEALAEGKTAAAVLRGYP; encoded by the coding sequence ATGAGCAGCGTGCACACCCCCATCTCGGAAACAGCGGAGTATCTTCAAGCGATCCGGCAGCGCGTGGGCACCATCGTGGTGGGCCAGGACGTGGTGGTGGAGCGGATGCTTATCGCCCTGCTGACCAGCGGCCACCTTCTTCTGGAGGGCATGCCGGGACTTGCGAAGACCCTGCTGGTGAACACATTGGCGCGGGCGATGCACCTGAACTTCCGGCGCATCCAGTTCACGATTGATCTGCTGCCCTCGGACATCATCGGCTCCGAGATCCTGGACGAGCGCACGGGCTCCTTCCGCACCCACAAGGGCCCCGCTTTTACCAATCTCCTGCTCGCGGACGAAATCAACCGAGCCGCGCCCAAGGTGCAGGGCGCCCTGCTGGAAGCGATGCAGGAGCGCAAGGTTACGATTGGTGCCGAGTCCATGCCGCTGCCCACGCCTTTCCTCGTAATCGCGACGCAGAACCCGATCGAACAGAGCGGCACCTTCGAGCTGCCGGAAGCACAGCTCGACCGCTTCATGCTCTGCCACCGACTGGGCTACCCAACCGCGCTGGAGGAGGAGGAAATCCTGCGCCGCAACCTGAAGCTGGGCGTGAAGCGCGAAGGCGCGGGTGCGGTGGCGCGGACCGAATTCGACATGATCAAGGAGGAGGCAATCGGCAGCGAAGCCGACCTGATCGCCGCGATGGAAGCGGCAAACCATGTCCACGTGAGCGACGTTTTCCTCAAGCACGTGGTGGACGTGGTGGAGAGAACCCGCAAGCACCCCGAACTGGAGCTCGGGTGTTCGCCGCGCGCCGGGATCTCGCTGCTGAAAGGATCCCGCGCCCGGGCCCTGCTCCACGGTCGCGACTATGTGGTGCCGGAAGACCTCTTCGCCCTCGCGGAGGATGTGATGCTGCACCGCATCCGCCTGACCTACGAGGCGCTGGCCGAAGGCAAGACGGCGGCGGCGGTGCTGCGGGGTTATCCTTGA
- a CDS encoding RNA polymerase sigma factor yields the protein MMGGAKRGLTAADLERIHDEHVTAMYRLGLALLRDEGSVRDVLQDVFLKLAEGRLKDANISDERAYLLRMVRHGALDRLRRDKVRHGHTVTAAEQLFERCPDPDREAFRLQLEQALTGLPEEQREVVVLKLWEERTFDEIARICSIPPNTAASRYRYGLDKLRALLRPVYEEL from the coding sequence ATGATGGGCGGCGCGAAGCGCGGACTGACAGCAGCGGATCTGGAGCGGATCCACGATGAGCATGTGACGGCCATGTACCGTCTCGGGCTGGCCCTGCTGCGCGATGAAGGCTCGGTTCGGGATGTTCTGCAGGACGTGTTTCTGAAACTCGCCGAGGGACGATTGAAGGATGCGAATATCTCGGACGAACGCGCCTATCTGCTGCGGATGGTCCGGCATGGCGCGCTCGACCGCCTGCGCCGCGACAAGGTCAGGCACGGACATACCGTGACCGCCGCGGAACAACTCTTCGAGCGATGCCCGGACCCGGATCGGGAAGCTTTCCGTCTCCAACTGGAACAGGCCCTGACCGGTCTTCCAGAAGAACAGCGCGAGGTCGTGGTCTTGAAGCTCTGGGAAGAGCGCACCTTCGATGAGATCGCCCGCATCTGCAGCATCCCGCCGAACACCGCCGCCAGCAGATACCGCTACGGCTTAGACAAACTCCGCGCACTCCTGCGTCCCGTATATGAAGAGCTTTGA
- the nagA gene encoding N-acetylglucosamine-6-phosphate deacetylase, with amino-acid sequence MRTLIHNARVVSPDLDLPNAAVLIEDGRIAAIIEGNNLPTADEKINAHSRFLMPGFIDIHSHGADGADVCDDSLEALEHIGKRKLQEGVTTWLPTTLTLPKERLKSVAGKIAKYAAEAKFTRCPGMHVEGPFINKERAGAQNPQFVRAPDFAELEDLHEIMPASILSLAPEMKGAIELIKGSRALGITCSAAHTAATAAQIFAACDAGLTHLTHYGNAMTPLHHREIGVVGAGMVDERLMIELITDGIHLSPDMLRLVFTTIPIERLMMITDSMAASWMENGETSLGGLAVTVEDGVARLKEGGALAGSALKMNEGLRNLAHITGLPLAELTKVCSWNQARSLGWEGFGKIVRGYHADLVLLDDDFSVSKTFVGGEER; translated from the coding sequence ATGCGCACGCTCATCCACAATGCCCGGGTGGTGTCTCCGGACCTCGATCTCCCCAATGCCGCCGTGCTGATCGAAGACGGTCGGATCGCCGCGATCATCGAGGGCAACAACCTGCCAACCGCGGATGAGAAGATCAACGCGCACTCACGGTTCCTGATGCCGGGTTTCATCGATATCCACAGCCACGGTGCCGATGGTGCCGACGTCTGCGATGATTCGCTGGAAGCACTCGAACACATCGGCAAGCGCAAGTTGCAGGAGGGGGTGACCACCTGGCTACCGACGACACTGACGCTGCCGAAGGAGCGGCTGAAGTCCGTGGCCGGGAAGATCGCGAAGTACGCGGCGGAAGCGAAGTTCACGCGCTGCCCCGGGATGCATGTGGAAGGCCCCTTCATCAACAAGGAGCGTGCCGGAGCGCAGAACCCGCAGTTCGTGCGCGCACCGGACTTCGCCGAGTTGGAAGACCTGCACGAGATCATGCCGGCTTCGATCCTCTCGCTCGCGCCGGAGATGAAGGGAGCGATCGAACTGATCAAGGGGAGCCGGGCGCTGGGGATCACCTGCTCCGCCGCGCATACCGCCGCGACCGCGGCTCAGATCTTCGCGGCCTGCGACGCGGGCCTCACCCATCTCACCCACTATGGCAATGCCATGACGCCGCTGCACCATCGCGAGATCGGCGTGGTGGGTGCGGGGATGGTGGATGAGCGGCTGATGATCGAATTGATCACGGATGGCATCCACCTCTCGCCGGACATGCTGCGACTGGTCTTCACTACCATCCCGATCGAGCGGCTGATGATGATCACCGATTCGATGGCGGCCTCCTGGATGGAAAATGGCGAGACCTCATTAGGCGGCTTGGCCGTGACGGTGGAAGATGGCGTGGCCCGTCTGAAGGAAGGCGGTGCACTGGCCGGATCCGCGCTCAAGATGAACGAAGGGCTGAGGAACTTGGCACACATCACCGGGCTGCCGCTCGCCGAGTTGACCAAGGTGTGCTCCTGGAACCAAGCGCGCTCGCTGGGCTGGGAAGGCTTTGGCAAGATCGTGCGCGGCTACCATGCGGATCTCGTGCTGCTGGACGATGACTTCAGCGTCTCGAAGACCTTCGTAGGCGGGGAGGAACGCTAA
- a CDS encoding CHAD domain-containing protein, with protein MSASSDSEAVFSGARAALLAACDEMERRLHGLVDSHGKVAEEIHQLRKLGKRLRGALAMVGEPKPCIRWIAVIGRMLGGSRDSMVRAKTWRSLGVDSTASGAVETAIRDLLDLEADASIRKPPAGVTEWSLAAVKQVKARIESQSDAEVAVKAAKGAALLRRRLKRRLKKALDRVTNEDFHDCRKAAKAWLGGLSIVAASLAVPAQEETEKLAGNLGDENDLEVLAVWLESRGFSPATAKTPWKVLRKRQEKIRRRSISLIRKDLLPALTGKGKD; from the coding sequence ATGTCCGCATCCTCCGACTCCGAGGCCGTATTCTCCGGTGCCCGCGCAGCCTTGTTGGCTGCCTGCGATGAAATGGAGAGGCGGCTCCACGGGCTCGTGGATTCCCACGGCAAGGTCGCGGAGGAGATCCATCAGCTGCGGAAGCTGGGCAAGCGCCTGCGCGGCGCCCTAGCCATGGTTGGCGAGCCGAAGCCCTGTATCCGCTGGATCGCGGTGATAGGCCGCATGCTCGGCGGTTCCCGGGATTCCATGGTCCGGGCAAAAACATGGCGCTCGCTCGGGGTCGACTCCACTGCCTCCGGGGCCGTGGAAACCGCCATCCGCGATCTCCTTGATCTGGAGGCGGATGCCTCCATTCGCAAGCCGCCGGCGGGGGTGACCGAGTGGTCCCTTGCCGCCGTGAAGCAGGTGAAAGCCCGCATCGAATCCCAGTCGGACGCGGAGGTCGCCGTCAAGGCTGCGAAGGGCGCCGCCCTGCTCCGCCGCCGGCTCAAGCGCCGCCTGAAGAAGGCTCTTGATCGCGTGACCAACGAGGATTTCCACGATTGCCGCAAAGCCGCCAAGGCGTGGCTCGGCGGCCTTTCGATCGTCGCCGCTTCCCTCGCCGTTCCCGCCCAAGAGGAAACCGAGAAGCTTGCCGGGAATTTGGGCGACGAGAACGATCTCGAAGTTCTGGCCGTCTGGCTGGAGTCCCGCGGCTTTTCTCCGGCCACCGCGAAGACCCCGTGGAAGGTCCTCCGCAAGCGGCAAGAAAAGATCCGCCGCCGCTCCATCTCCCTTATCCGCAAGGACCTGCTCCCGGCCCTCACGGGTAAGGGGAAGGACTGA
- a CDS encoding OmpH family outer membrane protein, translating to MKQLIAPLLALAVFSGGISRAQEEARLKIATVDMQALTQEYNRTKTTKAKMEKDIARVKADGEERMKHLQELAKSLEGMKKQIDDPSIAENKRRELMNSRQLKGQELQSLQAELEDFMKRKDRAVKEQIMVDLKTILGEIRDKVQKHAESEGYDYVLDKAGVSTSQVPILLYTKDATDITEVLLKSINDGVPGPDAAEPEKKEGE from the coding sequence ATGAAACAACTCATCGCCCCCTTGCTCGCCCTCGCCGTTTTTTCCGGCGGAATCTCACGCGCCCAAGAGGAGGCCCGCCTGAAGATCGCGACCGTGGACATGCAGGCTCTCACCCAAGAGTACAACCGCACCAAGACCACCAAGGCGAAGATGGAGAAGGACATCGCCCGGGTGAAGGCGGACGGTGAGGAGCGCATGAAACATCTCCAGGAGCTTGCGAAGAGCCTGGAGGGCATGAAGAAGCAGATCGACGATCCGTCCATCGCGGAGAACAAGCGCCGCGAGCTGATGAATTCCCGCCAGCTCAAGGGCCAGGAACTCCAGAGCCTGCAGGCAGAACTCGAAGACTTCATGAAGCGCAAGGACCGCGCCGTGAAGGAGCAGATCATGGTCGATCTGAAGACCATCCTCGGTGAAATCCGCGACAAGGTGCAGAAGCACGCCGAATCCGAAGGCTACGACTACGTTCTCGACAAGGCCGGTGTCAGCACCTCGCAGGTGCCGATCCTCCTCTACACCAAGGACGCCACCGACATCACCGAGGTTCTGCTCAAGTCGATCAACGATGGCGTTCCCGGACCTGATGCCGCCGAGCCCGAAAAGAAGGAAGGCGAGTAA
- a CDS encoding 3-deoxy-7-phosphoheptulonate synthase: MTRHRTDDLRISGLNPLISPAILNYFLPVSEEASELVAAARAQCDAILKGEDDRLLVIVGPCSIHDPEAALEYGKLIKAEAERLKEDLFVVMRVYFEKPRTTVGWKGLINDPKLDDSFDINHGLRVARGLLLELANMGVPAGTEFLDTISPQYIADLIAWGAIGARTTESQVHRELASGLSMPVGFKNGTGGSIQIALDAIQSSSRPHHFLSVTKQGVSAIVSTTGNDSCHIILRGGKSGPNYEKEPVAEVEKMLREQKLPPHVMIDCSHGNSMKDYRNQPLVANALCKQIEEGSKTVVATMVESNLVEGNQKLVPDLSKLTRGQSVTDACIGWDDTVSVLDRFAEAVRARRALA, from the coding sequence GTGACCCGCCACCGCACCGACGACCTGCGCATCTCCGGACTGAATCCCCTGATCTCCCCGGCGATCCTGAACTATTTCCTGCCGGTGAGCGAGGAAGCCTCCGAGCTGGTGGCCGCGGCGCGGGCCCAGTGCGATGCGATCCTGAAGGGTGAAGACGACCGCCTGCTGGTGATCGTGGGCCCCTGCTCGATCCACGATCCGGAAGCGGCGCTGGAATACGGCAAGCTGATCAAGGCGGAGGCCGAGCGGCTGAAGGAAGACCTCTTCGTGGTGATGCGGGTCTACTTCGAGAAGCCGCGCACGACGGTGGGCTGGAAGGGCCTGATCAACGATCCGAAGCTGGACGATTCCTTCGACATCAACCACGGCCTGCGGGTCGCGCGCGGGCTGCTGCTGGAACTGGCGAACATGGGCGTGCCGGCCGGGACGGAGTTCCTCGATACGATTTCCCCGCAGTACATTGCGGACCTTATCGCCTGGGGTGCCATCGGTGCCCGCACGACGGAGAGCCAGGTGCATCGTGAGCTGGCCTCCGGGCTGTCGATGCCGGTGGGCTTCAAGAACGGCACGGGCGGCTCGATCCAGATCGCACTGGATGCGATCCAGTCCTCCTCGCGACCGCACCATTTTCTGTCCGTTACGAAGCAGGGCGTGTCCGCGATCGTTTCGACGACGGGGAACGACAGCTGCCACATCATCCTGCGCGGCGGGAAGAGCGGGCCGAACTACGAGAAGGAGCCGGTGGCCGAGGTGGAGAAGATGCTGCGCGAGCAGAAGCTGCCGCCGCACGTGATGATCGACTGCTCCCACGGCAACTCGATGAAGGACTACCGCAACCAGCCGCTGGTGGCGAATGCCCTCTGCAAGCAGATCGAGGAAGGCTCCAAGACGGTGGTGGCGACCATGGTGGAATCCAACCTGGTGGAAGGAAACCAGAAGCTGGTGCCGGATCTGAGCAAGCTGACCCGCGGGCAGTCCGTGACGGACGCGTGCATCGGCTGGGACGACACGGTATCCGTGCTGGACCGCTTCGCCGAGGCGGTGCGGGCGCGGCGTGCGCTGGCCTGA
- a CDS encoding TlyA family RNA methyltransferase gives MKKERADALLVARGLCESREQAKRLILAGEVRSGDRLVDKPSTKFPEDAPLDIKEKPKYVGRGGLKMEGALAAFGISPQSWTCLDIGASTGGFTDCLLQHGAAKVHAIDVGTNQLAYKLRTDPRVIVKEQFNARGLEVSTLGEKVRLIVMDLSFISLTKILPAAFGVLEEGGSIVCLIKPQFELEREDIGKGGIVRDPALHDRAVEKIRIFITEELGREWKGLIDSPITGTDGNREFLAWLA, from the coding sequence ATGAAGAAAGAGCGAGCCGATGCCCTCCTCGTCGCCCGCGGACTCTGCGAGTCCCGCGAGCAGGCCAAGCGCCTCATTTTGGCCGGGGAAGTCCGCAGCGGCGACCGGCTCGTGGACAAGCCTAGCACCAAATTTCCGGAGGATGCCCCGCTGGATATCAAGGAGAAACCGAAATACGTCGGCCGCGGCGGCCTGAAGATGGAGGGCGCCCTCGCCGCCTTCGGCATCTCCCCGCAGAGCTGGACCTGCCTCGATATCGGCGCCTCCACCGGCGGCTTCACGGACTGCCTCCTCCAGCACGGCGCGGCCAAGGTCCACGCCATCGACGTCGGCACCAACCAGCTCGCCTACAAGCTCCGCACCGACCCCCGCGTCATCGTGAAGGAGCAGTTCAACGCCCGCGGACTGGAAGTCTCCACCCTCGGCGAGAAGGTCCGCCTCATCGTCATGGACCTCTCCTTCATCTCCCTCACCAAGATCCTCCCCGCTGCCTTCGGCGTGCTGGAGGAGGGCGGCTCCATCGTCTGCCTCATCAAGCCCCAGTTCGAGCTGGAGCGGGAAGACATCGGCAAGGGCGGCATCGTCCGCGACCCCGCCCTCCACGACCGCGCCGTGGAGAAGATCCGCATCTTCATCACGGAAGAACTCGGCCGCGAGTGGAAGGGCCTCATCGATTCCCCCATCACCGGCACCGACGGCAACCGCGAGTTCCTCGCCTGGCTCGCCTAA
- a CDS encoding NAD(+)/NADH kinase, translating into MKVGIIANTGKPEARATIERLSSVLAARGIATLLDDESADFMGQPGGLDGPALAAACEVIAVLGGDGTMLNAVAKLGPTEKTIAGINIGTLGFLTSCTDDEIEPFAEALISGSYKTSRRSLLTATVIAADGSQSHYHALNEVVLARGQTGRLVSLSAYVDGELLNHYRADGLIVATPTGSTAYSLSAGGPLISPGAAATVITPICPHTLSQRSLIIGDDALVELTPENADEAPMIFTVDGRDIVTIHHGDRIQVRKAGHALNLLRLQGHSFYAALRQKLNWRGG; encoded by the coding sequence ATGAAGGTCGGCATCATCGCCAATACCGGCAAGCCCGAGGCTCGCGCCACCATCGAGCGCCTGAGCTCCGTCCTTGCCGCACGCGGCATCGCCACCCTTCTCGATGACGAATCCGCCGACTTCATGGGCCAGCCCGGCGGCCTTGATGGCCCCGCCCTCGCCGCCGCCTGCGAGGTCATCGCCGTCCTCGGCGGGGATGGCACCATGCTCAATGCCGTCGCCAAGCTCGGCCCCACCGAAAAAACCATCGCCGGCATCAATATCGGCACCCTCGGCTTCCTCACCAGCTGCACCGATGACGAGATCGAGCCCTTCGCGGAGGCCCTCATCAGCGGCAGCTACAAGACCAGCCGCCGCAGCCTCCTCACCGCCACCGTCATCGCGGCGGATGGCTCGCAGAGCCACTACCACGCGCTGAATGAAGTCGTCCTCGCCCGCGGTCAGACCGGCCGCCTCGTCTCCCTCTCTGCCTATGTCGATGGCGAGCTTCTGAACCACTACCGCGCGGACGGCCTCATCGTCGCCACCCCCACCGGCTCCACGGCCTACTCGCTCTCCGCCGGCGGGCCGCTCATCAGCCCCGGTGCCGCAGCCACCGTCATCACCCCCATCTGCCCGCACACCCTCAGCCAGCGTTCCCTCATCATCGGGGATGACGCCCTCGTCGAGCTCACCCCGGAGAATGCCGATGAAGCGCCCATGATCTTCACCGTCGATGGCCGCGACATCGTCACCATCCACCACGGCGACCGCATCCAGGTCCGCAAGGCCGGCCACGCCCTCAATCTCCTCCGCCTCCAAGGCCACTCCTTCTACGCCGCCCTCCGCCAAAAGCTCAACTGGCGCGGCGGTTGA
- a CDS encoding aminopeptidase P N-terminal domain-containing protein, producing the protein MRYDPIDPQLFVRNREKLRALLQPNSIVIVLANDIFPTNADGTMPFKQNADLFYLTGVDQEDTVLVLMPDAKDPKEREILFVKETSEHIAIWEGEKLTKDQAKTNTGIDRVEWFSSFESWIHRLVPQADHIYLATNEHLRATTVTETANDRFIKKCQARYPLHRYERLAPLMHRLRITKDPVEVDIIQKACKITEAGFRRLLGFVKPGVGEWEVEAELLHEFVRRGSRGFAYTPIIGSGKNACVLHYIDNDKVCQDGDMLLLDVAAEYAGWASDLTRTIPVNGRFTERQRDVYNSVLRVFRGANEILRPGNTPMEYQKQVIELMEAELVNLGLISAKEAKEQGPDKALVKKYFMHGTSHHMGLDVHDVAPPHEPFAEGMVFTIEPGIYIREEGLGIRIENDVVIGPKSNFDLMADIPIEADEIEELMNK; encoded by the coding sequence ATGCGTTACGATCCGATCGACCCGCAGCTCTTCGTCCGCAACCGGGAAAAGCTCCGCGCCCTGCTCCAGCCGAACAGCATCGTCATCGTCCTCGCCAATGACATCTTCCCGACCAATGCGGACGGGACCATGCCCTTCAAGCAGAACGCCGACCTCTTCTACCTCACCGGCGTCGATCAGGAAGACACCGTCCTCGTCCTCATGCCGGACGCGAAGGACCCGAAGGAGCGCGAGATCCTCTTCGTGAAGGAGACCAGCGAGCACATCGCCATCTGGGAAGGCGAGAAGCTCACCAAGGATCAGGCCAAGACGAACACCGGCATCGACCGCGTCGAGTGGTTCAGCTCCTTCGAGTCCTGGATCCACCGCCTCGTCCCGCAGGCCGATCACATCTACCTCGCCACGAACGAGCATCTTCGCGCCACCACCGTCACGGAGACCGCGAACGACCGCTTCATCAAGAAGTGCCAGGCCCGCTACCCGCTGCACCGCTACGAGCGCCTCGCGCCGCTCATGCACCGCCTCCGCATCACGAAGGACCCGGTGGAAGTCGATATCATCCAGAAGGCCTGCAAAATCACCGAGGCTGGCTTCCGCCGCCTGCTCGGCTTTGTGAAGCCCGGCGTCGGCGAGTGGGAGGTCGAGGCCGAGCTCCTGCACGAGTTCGTGCGCCGCGGCTCCCGCGGTTTCGCCTACACCCCCATCATCGGCAGCGGGAAGAACGCCTGCGTCCTTCACTACATCGACAACGACAAGGTCTGCCAGGACGGCGACATGCTCTTGTTAGACGTGGCCGCCGAGTATGCCGGCTGGGCCTCCGACCTCACCCGCACCATCCCCGTCAACGGGCGCTTCACCGAGCGCCAGCGGGACGTGTACAATTCCGTCCTCCGCGTCTTCCGCGGCGCGAACGAGATCCTCCGCCCCGGCAACACGCCGATGGAGTATCAGAAGCAGGTCATCGAGCTCATGGAAGCGGAGCTCGTGAACCTCGGCCTCATCAGCGCGAAGGAAGCCAAGGAGCAAGGCCCGGACAAAGCCCTCGTGAAGAAGTACTTCATGCATGGTACTTCCCACCACATGGGCCTTGATGTCCACGACGTCGCCCCGCCGCACGAACCCTTCGCCGAAGGCATGGTCTTCACCATCGAGCCCGGCATCTACATCCGCGAGGAAGGTCTTGGCATCCGCATCGAGAACGACGTCGTCATCGGACCGAAGAGCAACTTCGACCTCATGGCCGACATCCCCATCGAAGCCGACGAGATCGAGGAGCTGATGAATAAGTGA
- a CDS encoding DUF4279 domain-containing protein: MADSLQIHFEFFGDGLDPDEITAFTGVLPSSTRRKSSPNNTSSWSLSSENPSTEGSFTEAIEEFMRTLYPHVEKFRLVSERPGISCGLALWWTVDSDQEPRPAMRLGVEAIAFLGAVKASLDLDGYERL, encoded by the coding sequence ATGGCGGATTCCCTACAGATCCATTTCGAGTTCTTCGGTGACGGGCTCGATCCCGATGAGATCACCGCGTTTACAGGAGTTCTTCCGTCGAGCACTCGTCGGAAGAGCTCCCCCAACAACACGTCCAGTTGGTCGCTCTCGAGTGAGAATCCATCGACGGAGGGATCCTTTACCGAAGCAATCGAGGAGTTCATGCGGACCCTCTATCCGCATGTGGAGAAGTTCCGGCTCGTTTCGGAGCGGCCGGGGATCTCATGCGGGCTTGCGCTATGGTGGACTGTCGATTCCGATCAAGAGCCAAGGCCCGCGATGCGGCTTGGAGTCGAAGCGATTGCGTTTCTTGGCGCGGTGAAGGCGTCTCTCGACCTTGATGGCTATGAACGGTTATAA